Genomic DNA from Chlorocebus sabaeus isolate Y175 chromosome 6, mChlSab1.0.hap1, whole genome shotgun sequence:
taaatattttattgcattttgccTCAATTTTAAGAGATCAGtggaagttgaaaaataaaagtgctgACACTAGTAGGAATAAGCACAGGTttcaaaattttaagataattaacTGACAGAAATCAGAAgttccacaaaaaaagaaaatgactcaaCTGGATGTTAATTTCAACTGGATGTTTGCTGCATTTAATCTGGTCAACTGTATGTTCAACTGGAACAGAATTAAACAATGTGCGTAAATTGCTGGAAATATCTGTACATGTTGTTTTATACAAAAATAGGTAAGACCCaaggaagttttttttgtttttgtttttgtttttttgagacagagtctccctctgtcacccaggctggagtgcagtggtgcaatctcgcctcactgaaagttccgcctcctgggttcacgccattcttctggcttcagcctcccgagtagctggcactacaggcgcccaccaccacgcccggcttttttctttgtattttttagaagagacggggtttcactgtgttagccagggtggtctctatctcctgatctcgtgatccgcccgcctcggcctcccacagtgctgtgctgagattacaggcatcagccaccatgcccggccaattttttttttttttttttttttaagatttctgaTATTTAGAACCTCCATCCTTCCCTCTACAAACCAAAATTTGACAGGTGAACTTGAATGTACACTTTGCTTTCCTCTGTCTACCAACTGCTCAAAATTAGTTAAAACAACATTATCAcctgaataatttaaaaagccaCCTTCTTCTACCTTGCCCCAccactgaaacaaaaacaaagaaagccaTCTCTCTCCTACATTATTTCTGGAGTTCAGCTGGTAAAAGCAGATTAAAGCTTACTTTCCTAAAAACTCCACTTTATCACGATGAGCATAGagccttcttctccttcttctatttaaaatgcttttgaaaaagagatattttagcatttaaaaagATACTGAAAAGGGTATCTTCCAAAGCACTTACCATAATCATGAACTATTTCTTTGATGTTAAAAAATTTATAGCAACTACTATTAAACATTTCCATACAAAATGCAAAACTAGTAAGGGTGAAATAAAAAACAGGTTCCACACTCTAGCTGTACCATGATACACTAAGTCCTTACAAAAAactaatattcaaatatttatcagcAAAAGTCTACATTACCTGTTTTCTAACAGTATGGAAGACAATTAAATAAGGTAAGATACTTTCCAGGTCACCTAAGATCATTATACTGAGAAGAGGCGAAGAAAACATTCTAGTCATATGTACTGTCCCTAAATGCTACCAATCTCCACCCCCAATTACCATTTAATACACTGAGTATAATACCATTTAGTAAAAGCAATGGAATTTTTATATaagattatttatatatatgcatgcatcttattatatatacaaatgtgCGCATCGATTTGATCCAGGCATGGGTTCCCTAAtcttcctactttttaaattgaaaacttCAAATACTCACCAAAACACaagaatgaagaaattaataGCCTTATATTTCACAGACATCCTTATTTGGGGATTTCCTAACCTCCCCTGCACCGCCACCAAAAACTGTTAGAGGCGTGGTGGGTGAAAGCGTATTGAGTGTGCACTATTTTTTCTAAGGACATGGTCTACAGCTTTCATGAGATTATAAAACAATTCCATAATCCCCCAAGAGTTAAGTTTCACTGGTACAGGGCAAAATATTAGACTTTAGATAATTATCTGCTATgcatgcattatttttctttaacttagcCAAGGTATTTAAAAGAGAATAGTATAATCTGATCTTTACACTATCAGAAAATGACCTactggtaatttatttaaaataaactgctAAATAATTTCCTAGCTACAAATGTAATACATAATGCCaagtaagatattttaaatttcccatTTTGCTGAAATAAGACACAATAATGTGTCTATTAAGACAAGTGATGTGtttatcaaaaaataaactaTGTGAGTATCACAATATTTGTACTGTTTGCTTGTgactgttaattttttattaattagtaTCAAGAAAGTATGAAACCTAGAATTAATTAAATCTTATGACTTTTCAGATCAAATAGCTAAAATTGGCCAAAGATACTATAcgaaataaagaattaaaagacacacacacacctcaggtGTTACTGATAAGGGCAAAAGTTTCTTTTGATGACTTTCTTGTGGTTCCTCTTCCAAAATGCTCTCACTGGTGTCACTGCAAGTGGCTTCTTCGCAGCTGATACTCCTCAAAACTCCCCGCCTATCGTCAAATTCAGCAGCACTGCTTTCACTGGTGTCACTACACACACTATTCTCTCTACTTCGAGACTTCAGGATGGATTTGCGAGGGACATATTCTCCATTCACAACATCAACAAAGGCTCTGTGATATTCAAAACACATATACATTCACTGTACGTAACTCATAAAACTGAGAATAACCTTTTGAAAATTTCCTTAAATCTACTGTAGAAATTaatctgaaaatttttattaaaacctTATATCTAAAATAGTCACAATCACAATTAATTTTATAGCCTCAAATGACATTTTCATACTATTTTGAAAGATATGATTTATCTGGCCTAATAAAACACAGCATGTTATTTTTAAGCATGTCCTAGGTGGCAATAGCATGGTTTGCCAAAACTCTACATAAAGTTTTAGACCCACGTATACATTTAGCAGTTTTCACTATTTAATAAGGGTCATAAAAACAATATGTATTTTCAAGTAATAGTTTTCTCAAcaaacaattccaaaaaaaaaaaaaaacaaaactgcaacaGTATAACTTCTACTCTGAAAAGGTAAACTGCATGCCAAGCATATTATGGCTGTGGTAGAAAAGTACAGACCTAGCCCACTGGAAACAAAAATGCATTTCTGAAGATACAAGATTTTCTAACTAGACCATCTGGAAATGTTTCAAAAGCACTGGTGAAGaggagaaagtggaaaaaaaaaaattcctccattCCCACTGCTCTGGACTGGGAAGCTACAGCCACTCAGCCTATCAGATTCTAAGCTAACTCCTCAGAACACTTCACATTTCAGTGAGGGTCTCCTGTGTTACAAACAACTTTCTCTGGTAAAGGTTCAGTGGCAGAAAGAGAGACAAGGCCAGCAGACGGCCCTGCAGCTGTGAGCGCCTCCCACCTATAAATGTCAGCAGGTGTCCTGATGGTCGGCAGCTCCTGGGCAGAGTGGCCACTGCCAGTGCTGTTCTTTCGTTTACGTTtggcttcttctttcttttcactgaattttaaagtggtattctttccagtatttattcGGACCTAAAATTTCAGAGCAAGAAATTAAGAACCTTTtgacaaattaaataaaagtgaaaccAAAACAAACTCTGTAACTAAACAAATAGTAAGAGAGGCAGCTGAAATTTTCTGATGCTGAAATGATGTGCATTATCAGGTGGAATTTAAAAAAGTCCTTACCTCACAGATCTATGACCTCTAAAGTAAATCTTTAATAACAAATCCTAGTCTTCAGTGTCTTTATTATTGTAGAGAAAGCAAAATACATTTGAACTAAATGCTAGATTTCTTATAAGCTTCATATCACCTGATTCCTTTGATACAAGTTTTTGGCTTGAATTACGTATTTCAAAAGAAAGagtataaacaacaacaaaaaaaaattcagtaggaATATAATCTTTAAGTCATAAAAGTACTATTAAATAGTGcctatttagaatttttaaaacatctctaaCTTTTAGAAATTGaaggagtaaaaaaataaaaaccaacccTGTTCAGGGTTCACATGGGGTTAACATGTCATTTTTCCTCCCCTAGTCAGCACTTAGACCATACTTTCCACAATAATGCCCACTATTCCCTATAACATTCCTGCAAATAATACTTGTTCTTTCTATCtaaatgaaaacaggaaaaaagtaaaagccTGGCAAAAGAATCACAGAGCGACCTTTTCTGGCTAATCATCTCAGTCAACTTTTCCCGAAGAATCAGGGGAAGACCCGTCAGTCTGACATATtagaatataaaaacacatacaattATTTCACTTCATATTGGAGCAGGAATAACTCAGGAAgctaagaaatattaaatatgttttaaacgTATTTCATTAAATGATAATCACACACACTTAAGACTGATACCACAGACCCTTTACTCTGATACAGGCAATTGGGAATATTGTGTAGAAAGGGCACTCACTGAGGCGAAAGAGTTTCTGTTTTATTACCAACCAGATCTATGTCTACTAGGCCTTAAATTTCCCTGAGAAAGACGAATTAGACGAATTCCCAGTGCCTCCTTAGAACAGTACATGGAGCAGAGAGAGGGCAAAGATGGACTTAAGGCGGCCAATCCTTCCTTCAATCAGAGCCAACCTGCTTTGATCTATTTTAAACACTGGGATTCTACAGTAAGTATGGAGGGAACAAAAGGCTTTTCATACTAGAGAAAAGCTTTAAAACTCTGTATTAGAAAATCTCCACAGTCACCCCCAGCTCTAAAATGCCAAAATTCTAAAGTCATGATTATCCACAGATGTTTATATTTACTTTATCAgaaaagaaactaatttttaCTTTCTCCTACATTTTCCCTTTGTGCTTATGAAGTATTCATTTTATGTCCATAGAAAACAACCTggcataattaaaaatttaactaATGTAGTCACTTTCAACATGCTAAGCACACTAAAATATCTACAATATAATTAACTCCAGGATTCTTGAGAAAAACTCTCTGAATGAAGGACAGGTGAAGTTACAGTAGTTGCCACTCAAATCTGATCCCCTTCCAGACCCCAAACAATGCATTGTTTCAGAGAACAATGGACCAATACCAGctaactaaattttttttcccctttttcttcttaaattggtCAGAACAAGAGGCAAAAGATGATTTTCCTGTCTGGCACTATCTGCAATGATAATGACTGTTAAtactactcttttaaaaaatatcataatgCTTAATGTTCAAATTACATGCAAAATTAGTAAAGTTAAAAGTATACAAACCCTCTTAGGCTCAACagtatgagaaaaatatattgttGGTATAGAATTATCTCCAACCCCTAAAGCCTCATGGTCATTATCACCATCATGGTCGTCAATGTTGTCGTCGTcctcatcgtcatcatcatcatcatcatcactgtggTAAGAACTGGAACCATTCACTGAACAGTTCAACTGACTACTCATTTGAACACTGAATGGTTCTGAACTTGCAACATCCTTATGACAACTGTCCAGAGTATGAGAGTCTGTTACTTGATGCATTGCATTCACATTTGTGTTAtgatcttccttttcctcttcagaAGATGTTGTATCTTCTCCATTTGCAATCACAATATCAGGCTTACTAGTAAGGgagaagaaaattaacaagatCAAACAAACATACTagaattttacattatttaaatttccAGTTAGTTTCCATGAGTAAATACTAAGATCttgaataaagtatttttaaaactggaattctaagttcaaaaacaaaaaaatgttttgaagttAACAAAAAACATTAGTTCCTATGCTGCTTCTATATATTGCAGTTATTCAGACATAAGTAGAatatagaagatttttttttatctttgcaaGAAAGATATTGGccatatgcaatatatatatagtacCAATAATAACAAAGTTgtaagaaattcagagaacatgTATCTCTACTTAAAGACCAGAAATTGAAACCACATAACCATAATACACACTTATTTTCTACTCCTATACTCAGATTTTACAATGAGCATGTattactgtcattttaaaaaataaaggatttatacatatgcacatgaatatacttatatttatacaCACGAGTGAACACTTATCATACTTGATTCTATAAAAGATTTGAGGACcttacaaaaataacaaaatagaaaatgcaacAGAACTGAAATAACATCATACAAAAATAGAGAATCATGACCAAGAAAAATCACAAGATTcaaaactgg
This window encodes:
- the URI1 gene encoding unconventional prefoldin RPB5 interactor 1 isoform X4: MVPFGPFAFMPGKLVHTNEVTVLLGDNWFAKCSAKQAVGLVEHRKEHVRKTIDDLKKVMKNFESRVEFTEDLQKMSDAAGDIVDIREEIKCDFEFKAKHRIAHKPHSKPKTSDIFEADIANDVKSKDLLADKELWARLEELERQEELLGELDSKPDIVIANGEDTTSSEEEKEDHNTNVNAMHQVTDSHTLDSCHKDVASSEPFSVQMSSQLNCSVNGSSSYHSDDDDDDDDEDDDNIDDHDGDNDHEALGVGDNSIPTIYFSHTVEPKRVRINTGKNTTLKFSEKKEEAKRKRKNSTGSGHSAQELPTIRTPADIYRAFVDVVNGEYVPRKSILKSRSRENSVCSDTSESSAAEFDDRRGVLRSISCEEATCSDTSESILEEEPQESHQKKLLPLSVTPEAFSGTVIEKEFVSPSLTPHPAIAHPALPTIPERKEVLLEASEETGKRVSKFKAARLQQKN
- the URI1 gene encoding unconventional prefoldin RPB5 interactor 1 isoform X3, whose protein sequence is MSIEHLPGTQKKVDNDYNALQERLSTLPDKLSYNIMVPFGPFAFMPGKLVHTNEVTVLLGDNWFAKCSAKQAVGLVEHRKEHVRKTIDDLKKVMKNFESRVEFTEDLQKMSDAAGDIVDIREEIKCDFEFKAKHRIAHKPHSKPKTSDIFEADIANDVKSKDLLADKELWARLEELERQEELLGELDSKPDIVIANGEDTTSSEEEKEDHNTNVNAMHQVTDSHTLDSCHKDVASSEPFSVQMSSQLNCSVNGSSSYHSDDDDDDDDEDDDNIDDHDGDNDHEALGVGDNSIPTIYFSHTVEPKRVRINTGKNTTLKFSEKKEEAKRKRKNSTGSGHSAQELPTIRTPADIYRAFVDVVNGEYVPRKSILKSRSRENSVCSDTSESSAAEFDDRRGVLRSISCEEATCSDTSESILEEEPQESHQKKLLPLSVTPEAFSGTVIEKEFVSPSLTPHPAIAHPALPTIPERKEVLLEASEETGKRVSKFKAARLQQKN